Proteins encoded together in one Octopus bimaculoides isolate UCB-OBI-ISO-001 chromosome 24, ASM119413v2, whole genome shotgun sequence window:
- the LOC128250684 gene encoding location of vulva defective 1-like — TSTTSEQTSTTTEQQSTNTEQQSTNTEQTSTTTEQQSTNTEQQSTTTEQTSTTTEQTSTTTEQQSTTTEQTSTTSEQTSTTTEQPSTITAQTSTTTEQQSTNTEQQSTNTEQQSTNTEQTSTTSEETSTTEQSSTTTEQQSTATEQPSTTTEQTSTTTEQQSTTSEQQSTTTEQTSTTSEQTSTTSEQPSTTTEQTSTITEQQSTNTEQQSTTTEQTSTTTEQPSTTTEQTSTTTEQ, encoded by the coding sequence acatcaacaaccagtgaacagacatcaacaaccactgaacaacaatcaacaaacactgaacaacaatcaacaaacactgaacagacatcaacaaccactgaacaacaatcaacaaacactgaacaacaatcaacaaccactgaacaaacatcaacaaccactgaacagacatcaacaaccactgaacaacaatcaacaaccactgaacaaacatcaacaaccagtgaacagacatcaacaaccactgaacaaccATCAACAATCACTGCAcagacatcaacaaccactgaacaacaaTCAACAAACACTGAACAACAATCAACAAACACTGAACAACAATCAACAAACACTGAACAAACATCAACAACCAGTGAAGAGACATCAACCACTGAACAAtcatcaacaaccactgaacagCAATCAACAGCCACTGAACAACCATCGACAACCACTGAacagacatcaacaacaactgaacaacaatcaacaaccagtgaacaacaatcaacaaccactgaacaaaCATCAACAACCAGTGAACAGACATCAACAACCTCTGAACAAccatcaacaaccactgaacagaCATCAACAATCACTGAACAACAATCAACAAACActgaacaacaatcaacaaccactgaacaaacatcaacaaccactgaacagCCATCGACAACCACTGAAcagacatcaacaaccactgaacag